In Xiphophorus maculatus strain JP 163 A chromosome 15, X_maculatus-5.0-male, whole genome shotgun sequence, the following are encoded in one genomic region:
- the LOC111611439 gene encoding adhesion G protein-coupled receptor F5-like produces the protein MDNVLPPRDEDNSSSIVINGKVVLATTAAKIRNISITSGILNDTLGNPKCVFWNFTLFDGLGGWSDSGCSLLSHNNETISCSCNHLTSFSMLMSPEIIEDENMDDITIIGVGISMASLVICLITEALTWKKISTNTTSFLRHVSIINIAVSLLIADIWFIIGAYFRDDSKKEHPALCAVVTFFIHLFYLAMFFWMLASGLLLLYRTVFVFEGGLSKTSMLVIGFVLGYAAPLVIAVTTMAVTVPSHKYIRQNHGCWLNWENSKALLGFLAPALVIVAINFLILLVVIYKMVSRRGLRNTGQGKEQHVLVVIARSLAVL, from the coding sequence ATGGATAACGTTCTGCCTCcaagagatgaagacaactccTCATCCATTGTTATCAACGGAAAGGTTGTTCTTGCTACGACAGCAGccaaaatcagaaatatatCAATAACATCAGGAATTCTGAATGACACCCTGGGAAACCCAAAGTGTGTTTTTTGGAATTTCACACTCTTTGATGGTCTTGGAGGATGGAGCGACTCAGGCTGCTCTCTGCTGTCCCACAACAATGAAaccatcagctgcagctgcaaccACCTCACCTCCTTCTCCATGCTGATGTCTCCTGAGATTATTGAGGACGAAAACATGGATGACATAACAATAATTGGAGTTGGCATATCCATGGCTTCTTTGGTCATATGTCTTATCACAGAAGCTctcacttggaaaaaaataagtacCAACACCACCTCCTTCCTGCGTCACGTTTCCATCATCAACATAGCCGTTTCTCTCCTGATCGCAGACATCTGGTTCATCATCGGAGCGTACTTTAGAGACGATAGTAAGAAGGAACACCCTGCGCTGTGTGCAGTTGTGACCTTCTTCATCCACCTCTTCTACCTCGCCATGTTCTTCTGGATGTTGGCCTCAGGCCTGCTGCTGCTCTACCGCACTGTCTTCGTCTTCGAGGGCGGATTGTCCAAGACGTCCATGCTGGTTATTGGATTTGTTCTGGGATATGCTGCTCCGCTGGTCATCGCCGTAACAACCATGGCAGTGACTGTCCCGTCACATAAATACATCAGACAAAACCATGGCTGTTGGTTGAACTGGGAGAACTCCAAAGCTCTGTTGGGTTTTCTGGCTCCTGCACTTGTGATTGTGGCGATAAACTTCCTCATCCTGCTAGTAGTGATTTATAAAATGGTGAGCAGAAGAGGACTAAGGAATACAGGCCAAGGCAAAGAGCAGCATGTTTTGGTGGTGATTGCCAGGAGTCTGGCTGTGCTC